In Lepidochelys kempii isolate rLepKem1 chromosome 8, rLepKem1.hap2, whole genome shotgun sequence, a single genomic region encodes these proteins:
- the C8B gene encoding complement component C8 beta chain: MNISHTILLLYPVKLFLFCAVLGFLTVHCFSGEREPLLRLNGVNVSLAKGRWARSVNNPPQPIDCVLSSWSSWSTCDPCQKKRYRFAHVERPSQFNGDLCDYSDKETEDCVTNRPCRNKVRCEGFVCAITGRCITRRLLCNGDDDCGDQSDEKNCKKVYRKCNQKMEQYWAIENLARGLNILTNNLEGLVLDHRYYAGGCTPHYIMDTRFRKPYNVESYSPETKGKYEFTLTEYESYSSFEENILRAKASQTSFGFGIKIPGVFELGYSYSDNRFKKFIQRMKKFSATSSKFIHARSELDVARYKLKPRTLMLHYEFLQRLHQLPLEYSYGEYRELYRDYGTHYITEATLGGIYEYTLVVNSEELQKAGYSLSDIQSCAQHGFKVGGNVYGVYISLGMSAAGCKAVLNEIGDSIRQKQVVEDFIVLVRGGGSEHITTLAYKDLPTAQLMQEWGDAVQYNPEIIELKAEPLSELVTATDFANANTLRENMKRALVEFQLETSSCHCAPCHGNGIAFLKETRCECICPIGYHGTACEITERKDVTIDGNWGCWSSWSACSGGQRMTRRQCNNPAPQNGGKPCTGPDVETIRC, from the exons TGGTGAAAGGGAACCCCTCCTTCGGCTAAATGGAGTCAATGTGAGCCTAGCCAAAGGCAGATGGGCCCGATCAGTAAACAACCCTCCGCAGCCGATTGACTGTGTGCTTTCCAGCTGGTCATCGTGGAGCACCTGTGACCCCTGTCAAAAGAAAAGA TACAGATTTGCTCATGTGGAACGGCCTTCTCAGTTCAATGGAGACCTGTGTGACTACTCTGACAAAGAAACAGAAGATTGTGTTACAAACCGTCCTTGCAGAAATAAAGTTAGATGCGAAGGCTTTGTATGTGCGATTACAG GAAGATGCATTACACGGAGGTTGCTTTGCAATGGAGATGATGACTGTGGGGATCAGTCAGATGAAAAAAACTGTAAAAAGGTGTATAGAAAATGCAACCAGAAGATGGAGCAATATTGGGCAATAGAGAATCTGGCAAGAGG GTTAAATATCCTCACGAACAATCTGGAAGGTTTGGTTCTTGATCACAGGTACTATGCTGGGGGGTGTACTCCACATTATATTATGGATACCAGGTTTAGAAAACCATACAATGTAGAAAGCTACTCCCCAGAG ACCAAAGGCAAATATGAATTTACATTGACTGAATACGAATCTTATTCAAGTTTTGAAGAAAATATCCTCAGGGCAAAAGCTTCGCAGACTAGCTTTGGCTTTGGAATAAAGATACCAGGAGTGTTTGAACTTGGTTACAGTTATAGTGACAACAGGTTCAAGAAGTTCATTCAAAGGATGAAAAAGTTTTCTGCAACT TCCAGCAAATTTATTCATGCCCGTTCTGAGCTGGATGTTGCCCGTTATAAACTGAAGCCTCGGACTCTGATGCTCCATTATGAGTTCCTGCAGAGACTCCATCAGCTGCCTTTAGAGTACAGCTATGGTGAATACAGAGAACTTTACAGAGATTATGGGACGCATTACATTACTGAAGCTACTCTTGGCGGCATCTACGAATATACTTTAGTTGTGAACAGCGAAGAACTCCAAAAGGCAG gTTACTCTTTAAGTGACATCCAGTCCTGTGCACAGCATGGCTTTAAAGTTGGTGGAAATGTCTATGGAGTTTATATAAGTTTGGGAATGTCAGCTGCTGGCTGTAAGGCTGTTTTAAATGAAATTGGAG ACAGCATCAGGCAAAAGCAAGTTGTGGAAGATTTCATAGTCCTTGTTCGTGGAGGAGGGAGTGAGCATATCACGACACTTGCCTACAAAGATCTGCCAACTGCTCAGCTAATGCAGGAGTGGGGAGATGCAGTACAGTACAATCCTGAAATCATAGAGCTAAAG GCAGAACCCCTGTCTGAACTGGTGACTGCAACGGACTTTGCAAATGCAAATACACTAAGGGAAAATATGAAGCGTGCCCTTGTGGAGTTTCAGCTGGAGACCAGTTCCTGTCATTGTGCTCCATGTCATGGCAATGGAATTGCCTTTTTGAAAG AAACGCGCTGTGAATGTATCTGTCCTATAGGATATCATGGTACTGCCTGTGagatcacagaaagaaaag ATGTTACTATAGATGGAAACTGGGGTTGCTGGTCCAGCTGGTCTGCATGCTCTGGAGGACAACGGATGACAAGAAGACAGTGCAATAACCCTGCCCCACAAAATGGTGGCAAGCCATGCACTGGGCCAGATGTTGAAACTATTAGGTGTTAA